In Alicyclobacillus macrosporangiidus CPP55, a single window of DNA contains:
- a CDS encoding carbohydrate ABC transporter permease: MNRRNRLVVIGFLGPAVVLYVTFIVYPFLSSLRYSLYNWNGVGPLTNFIGLKNFSYILFSRDFSPQFWNAVVHNLYFFVLSMILTTIAGLGLAYVLMSIHERPSRWFQVIYFIPMVVPPIVIAYLWSMYLEPNFGAIPTIIRALHLNFLDIPYLGSHALALPTIAVISAWAGMGFPILIFLAAFISVPEELFDAAKVDGAGRWRTFFSVVFPIIRPTFLSVMTLNFVGAFGTFDYIYIMEGTQAGPDYATDVLGTLFYRTAFGGFGTTAQGVGLATALAVLGFIIVMMASAILVFLQKRAAVNL; this comes from the coding sequence GTGAACAGGCGTAACCGGCTGGTCGTGATTGGGTTCCTGGGCCCAGCGGTTGTCCTATATGTCACATTCATTGTCTACCCCTTTTTATCCAGTCTTCGATACAGCCTGTACAACTGGAACGGGGTGGGCCCCCTGACAAATTTCATTGGCCTGAAGAACTTCTCGTACATCCTGTTTTCTCGCGACTTCTCACCCCAGTTTTGGAACGCGGTTGTGCACAATCTCTATTTCTTCGTACTTTCCATGATTCTTACGACCATCGCAGGTCTGGGTCTCGCTTATGTGCTGATGTCCATTCATGAGCGCCCATCACGTTGGTTTCAAGTCATCTATTTTATTCCAATGGTGGTGCCGCCCATCGTGATCGCCTATTTGTGGAGCATGTACCTGGAACCGAACTTTGGAGCGATTCCAACCATCATCCGGGCCTTACACTTGAACTTCTTGGATATCCCGTACTTGGGCAGTCACGCGTTGGCTTTGCCGACCATCGCGGTGATCAGTGCGTGGGCGGGCATGGGGTTCCCGATTTTAATCTTCTTGGCAGCTTTCATCAGCGTACCGGAAGAGTTATTTGATGCCGCTAAGGTCGATGGCGCCGGGCGGTGGCGCACCTTCTTCTCTGTGGTGTTTCCCATCATTCGGCCAACATTTCTCTCAGTGATGACATTGAATTTCGTTGGCGCATTCGGGACGTTCGACTACATCTACATCATGGAAGGCACACAAGCGGGACCGGATTACGCGACGGATGTACTCGGCACACTGTTCTACCGGACCGCCTTCGGGGGATTTGGGACCACCGCGCAAGGAGTGGGTTTGGCCACAGCGCTGGCCGTGCTTGGCTTCATCATCGTGATGATGGCTTCAGCGATCCTCGTGTTTCTGCAGAAGCGTGCAGCGGTCAACTTGTAA